Proteins from one Enoplosus armatus isolate fEnoArm2 chromosome 4, fEnoArm2.hap1, whole genome shotgun sequence genomic window:
- the LOC139284673 gene encoding putative uncharacterized protein BRD3OS — translation MSDCGPAAVEEQKAAEDPPGSPGPIRPFLAEKALSEAFARLRYRDTSLLIWQQQQQELQAAPPSTYLNRSQSAWYSSFGNQAVLVRDKRGLEDTEGRSRICSVM, via the coding sequence ATGTCGGACTGTGGTCCAGCTGCTGTAGAGGAGCAGAAGGCTGCAGAGGATCCTCCTGGTTCTCCTGGTCCTATCCGTCCCTTCCTGGCAGAGAAGGCCCTGTCGGAGGCCTTTGCACGGCTGCGGTACCGGGACACGTCCCTGCTgatctggcagcagcagcagcaggagctgcaggcagcccccccctccacctACCTGAACCGCAGCCAATCGGCCTGGTACAGCAGCTTTGGAAACCAGGCTGTGCTAGTCCGGGACAAGAGGGGCCTTGAGGACACAGAGGGACGGTCCAGGATCTGCAGCGTCATGTAG
- the brd3b gene encoding bromodomain-containing protein 3b — protein MSDAPEAAPPSPPTLTNPAPPEVTNPTKPGRKTNQLQYMQNVVVKTLWKHQFAWPFYQPVDAIKLCLADYHKVIKNPMDMGTIKKRLENNYYWSASEAMQDFNTMFTNCYIYNKPTDDIVLMAQALEKIFLQKVAQMPQEEVALLPPAPKGKNKSKQPAAATTVSQQAESSASPPPSYPSPSPSQTPVISTTPTPVQTTPPVSAPQPSATMMPSAQPVVKKKGVKRKADTTTPTTSAISAGRADSPSAQDTKPPKLGSSRREAAARPAKTRRETGEEVAGGEVGAGGGGAGGRKSGKLGEQMKHCDAILKEMLSKKHAAYAWPFYKPVDAEALELHDYHDIIKHPMDLSTVRKKMDKGEYSDPQSFATDVRLMFSNCYKYNPPDHEVVAMARKLQDVFEMRFAKIPDEGLEASVPSTTPLVSKSTASSDSSNNSSSDESSDSEEERATRLAELQEQVGAADQSQLKAVHEQLAVLSQAPVSKPKKKKEKKDKEKKKEKEKDKGNKGKMEEEKKPKATAQQPKPANQKKAPARKANSTVTATRQPKKGSKASGGGSANGDDGEESSLPMSYDEKRQLSLDINRLPGEKLGRVVHIIQSREPSLRDSNPDEIEIDFETLKPSTLRELERYVKSCLQKKQRKLLQKAAGGGASGGGASRLSGSSSSSSDDSSSTGTSSSSDTD, from the exons ATGTCGGACGCCCCCGAGGCTGCGCCCCCCAGCCCCCCTACTCTCACAAACCCTGCCCCACCTGAAGTCACCAATCCCACCAAACCTGGCAG AAAGACCAACCAGCTGCAGTACATGCAGAACGTGGTGGTGAAGACTCTGTGGAAGCATCAGTTTGCCTGGCCTTTCTACCAACCTGTCGACGCCATCAAACTCTGCCTGGCG GACTACCACAAGGTGATCAAGAACCCGATGGACATGGGAACCATCAAGAAACGTCTGGAAAACAATTATTACTGGAGTGCCAGTGAGGCCATGCAGGACTTCAACACCATGTTCACCAACTGTTATATCTACAACAAG cccACAGACGACATCGTGCTGATGGCTCAGGCTTTAGAGAAGATCTTCCTGCAGAAAGTCGCTCAGATGCCTCAAGAAGAAGTCGCTCTGCTGCCTCCAGCTCCTAAAGGCAAGAACAAGAGCAAGCAGCCGGCTGCTGCCACTACAG tGAGTCAGCAGGCAGAGTCTTcagcctcccctcccccctcctacccctccccctccccctctcaaACACCTGTCATCTCGACCACACCCACACCTGTCCAGACCACGCCCCCTGTGTCTGCCCCGCAGCCCTCGGCAACCATGATGCCGTCTGCACAGCCTGTCGTCAAG AAGAAAGGTGTGAAGAGGAAAGCCGACACCACCACTCCCACCACGTCGGCCATCTCTGCCGGTCGTGCTGACTCTCCGTCCGCTCAGGACACCAAACCACCCAAACTGGGCTCGTCCCGTCGAGAGGCCGCCGCCCGTCCTGCCAAGACCCGCAGGGAGACGGGTGAGGAGGTGGCAGGGGGTGAGGTGGGAGCAGGTGGAGGGGGAGCCGGGGGGAGGAAGAGTGGAAAGCTGGGCGAGCAGATGAAACACTGCGACGCCATCCTGAAGGAGATGCTCTCTAAGAAACACGCCGCCTATGCCTGGCCCTTCTACAAGCCCGTGGACGCCGAGGCACTGGAGCTGCACGACTaccatgacatcatcaaacACCCCATGGACCTCAGCACCGTTCGG AAAAAGATGGATAAAGGAGAGTACAGTGATCCTCAAAGTTTTGCGACTGACGTCAGGTTAATGTTCTCCAACTGTTACAAGTACAACCCTCCAGACCATGAGGTGGTGGCCATGGCCCGCAAGCTGCAG gACGTGTTTGAGATGCGTTTCGCTAAGATCCCAGATGAGGGCCTGGAGGCATCGGTCCCGTCTACAACGCCATTGGTCAGTAAAAGCACTGcctcctctgacagcagcaacaactcCTCCTCCGACGAATCGTCCGACTCAGAGGAGGAGCGAGCCACGCGATTGGCTGAGCTACAGGAGCAGGTTGGTGCTGCCGACCAATCACAG TTGAAGGCGGTGCACGAGCAGCTGGCCGTCCTGTCCCAGGCTCCAGTCAGCaagccaaagaagaagaaagagaagaaagacaaggagaagaagaaagagaaggagaaagataaAGGGAACAAAGGcaaaatggaggaagagaagaagccCAAGGCCACCGCTCAGCAGCCCAAACCAGCCAATCAAAAGAAAGCGCCGGCTAGAAAAGCCAACAGCACGGTGACCGCCACTAG gCAACCTAAGAAAGGCAGCAAGGCGTCGGGCGGGGGCTCGGCCAACGGAGACGACGGCGAGGAGTCATCCCTGCCGATGTCGTATGATGAGAAGCGCCAGCTGAGTCTGGATATAAACCGGCTGCCGGGGGAGAAGCTGGGCCGCGTCGTCCACATCATCCAGTCCAGAGAGCCGTCGCTGAGGGACTCCAACCCAGACGAGATAGAGATCGATTTTGAAACCCTCAAACCCTCCACACTCCGAGAGCTGGAGCGCTACGTCAAATCCTGCctgcagaagaagcagaggaagctACTGC aaAAGGCAGCAGGAGGTGGGGCCTCAGGAGGCGGGGCTAGTCGTTTGAGTggcagctcctcttcctcctctgacgACAGCTCCTCAACAGgaacctcctcttcctccgacacagactga